A genomic segment from Kyrpidia tusciae DSM 2912 encodes:
- a CDS encoding YbaK/EbsC family protein, with protein sequence MNMHEGVARFRKIMESIDPGIRVVEMEASTRTAADAAQALGVTTAQIAKSIVFLAGEEPILVIAAGDHRVDPEKLAAIMGRPVKLADPATVLDLTGFEIGGVPPLGHRSPLRTIIDEDLFHHEMIYAAAGSPRAIFACHPGSLVNWTDALVAKVKET encoded by the coding sequence ATGAATATGCATGAAGGAGTAGCCCGGTTCCGGAAGATCATGGAATCTATCGACCCCGGAATCCGGGTGGTGGAAATGGAGGCGAGCACCCGCACCGCAGCGGATGCGGCCCAAGCCCTTGGCGTAACCACGGCTCAAATTGCCAAAAGCATCGTTTTTTTGGCCGGAGAGGAACCGATCCTCGTCATCGCCGCGGGCGACCACCGGGTGGACCCAGAAAAACTCGCGGCCATCATGGGACGGCCGGTCAAATTGGCGGATCCGGCAACGGTCCTGGATCTCACCGGGTTTGAGATCGGCGGGGTACCACCCTTGGGGCACCGTTCACCCCTGCGCACCATCATCGACGAGGACCTGTTTCATCACGAGATGATCTATGCGGCGGCGGGTAGTCCCCGGGCGATCTTTGCCTGCCATCCCGGATCGTTGGTAAACTGGACGGACGCATTGGTGGCCAAGGTAAAAGAGACATGA
- a CDS encoding DUF1450 domain-containing protein: MVVIVEVCDINPAATLDWDDLEIKYPGTSVILHSCLSQCELCAEYAYAFVDGDILMADSAEQLYKDVLARVEGVWKAWHQAD; the protein is encoded by the coding sequence ATGGTGGTGATCGTGGAGGTCTGTGACATCAATCCTGCGGCGACGTTGGATTGGGATGATTTGGAAATAAAATATCCCGGCACTTCGGTAATTCTCCATTCGTGTCTCAGCCAGTGTGAACTCTGTGCTGAGTATGCCTATGCCTTTGTGGACGGCGACATCCTGATGGCCGATTCCGCCGAGCAACTGTACAAGGATGTTCTGGCCCGGGTGGAAGGGGTCTGGAAAGCCTGGCATCAGGCCGATTAA
- a CDS encoding DNA-3-methyladenine glycosylase family protein: MRRSKQGDAGQPTWVRTSPEHRFELQLAYLSTHPGAFVERVDAGGCATVVRWRDRPTFVEVRVDGEGSVGDISVKSAKSAKASPPVEPAPLFGSRESSSPNRGVWVRGPVEVADRMFQFEADIRSFDNAVAGSPLEPLHQLYRGFKPVCMADPFQGMCWVIVGQQVNVTFAAKLKQTLVEKFGDTLQVGDAVYRVFPSPERIAGLEPEDLRAFQFSRQKAKYLISLARRIVNGWDPSVYEGMEAEEAIAHLTQLEGVGRWSAECFLLFVFRHPDVLPAADIGLRRALGKLLGLGRNATEAELREFGRMFAGWRSYVSQYLWLALREGRWEEEAVD; this comes from the coding sequence GTGCGGAGATCAAAACAGGGGGATGCGGGGCAGCCGACCTGGGTTCGCACGTCGCCGGAACACCGATTCGAGCTCCAGTTAGCATATTTGTCCACCCACCCCGGGGCCTTTGTGGAGCGGGTGGACGCGGGAGGTTGTGCCACGGTCGTTCGCTGGCGAGATCGCCCAACCTTTGTGGAGGTTCGCGTCGATGGCGAGGGTTCGGTTGGCGACATTTCTGTGAAGTCTGCGAAGTCGGCAAAGGCCTCGCCGCCCGTGGAGCCGGCGCCGCTCTTCGGTAGCCGGGAATCGTCATCCCCGAACCGCGGGGTGTGGGTTCGCGGCCCGGTGGAAGTGGCCGATCGGATGTTTCAATTTGAAGCGGACATCCGCAGCTTCGACAATGCGGTTGCCGGTTCACCGCTGGAGCCTCTTCACCAGTTGTATCGAGGGTTCAAACCTGTATGCATGGCTGATCCATTTCAGGGCATGTGTTGGGTAATCGTCGGGCAACAGGTCAACGTCACCTTTGCCGCGAAGCTCAAACAGACGTTGGTAGAGAAATTTGGCGATACTCTCCAGGTCGGCGACGCGGTGTACCGGGTGTTCCCGTCTCCGGAGCGAATTGCGGGCTTGGAGCCAGAAGATCTGCGAGCTTTTCAATTCAGCCGGCAGAAGGCGAAATATCTGATTTCTTTGGCCCGGCGGATCGTAAACGGTTGGGACCCGTCCGTGTATGAGGGCATGGAGGCCGAAGAGGCCATTGCGCACTTGACCCAATTAGAAGGGGTGGGGCGGTGGTCGGCGGAATGTTTTCTGCTGTTTGTGTTTCGGCATCCTGATGTCTTGCCTGCCGCAGATATTGGGTTGCGGCGGGCGCTGGGGAAACTGCTGGGCTTGGGTCGCAATGCCACCGAGGCGGAGTTGCGGGAGTTTGGCAGGATGTTCGCCGGGTGGCGAAGTTATGTGTCCCAGTATCTTTGGCTGGCCCTGCGGGAGGGGCGATGGGAAGAAGAAGCTGTGGACTGA
- a CDS encoding heavy metal translocating P-type ATPase: MATEIKEHAASGSAEGRRPDRAKVTLAIQGMTCAACANRIEKGLNKLPGIEEAFVNLALEKATVEFDPRQVSVKDIEDKVRSLGYNVAKQRLELDLSGMTCAACANRIEKGLNKLPGVEATVNYALERAALTYYPGAVEIDDIVKTVRDLGYDAKVHEEEGTAVDDFRRKESVEKRNRLLISTLLSLPLLYTMVGHIPGLHGIPVPGLLMNPWFQFALATPVQFLIGWVFYRGAYKSLRNGSANMDVLVALGTSAAYFYSLWGTLRWVAAGSTGHSPALYYETSAVLITLILVGKWLESAAKGRTSEAIRHLMGMQAKTATRVRNGREEQVPVDAVIPGDWLRVRPGEKIPVDGRVLEGLSTVDESMLTGESVPVDKKPGDAVIGATVNGNGTLLIEAVKVGKETALAQIVRAVEEAQGTKAPIQRIADTVSAIFVPVVVGIAVVVFLLWFWLIDPGNFTRALENGIAVLVIACPCALGLATPTSIMVGTGKAAELGILFRGGEHLERAQKINAVILDKTGTLTTGKPALTDIVVKNGDEGELLRLAASAEGPSEHPLAQAIVRGAMERGMTTESADSFEAIPGYGVRAVVAGHKVLVGTRALLRQEGIEISAVEGAAQELEGLGKTAMFVGIDGKVAGVLAVADTVKEKAAEAVRRLKDLGIQVVMATGDNRRTAEAVARQVGIDEVWAEVLPQGKADRVKALRDRGKVVAMVGDGINDAPALAAADIGIAMGTGTDVAIETADITLVGGDVTGVARAVELSRKTMRNIRQNLFWALAYNSVGIPVAAAGLLAPWVAGAAMAFSSVSVVLNALRLKRVKVA, translated from the coding sequence GTGGCCACAGAGATAAAGGAACACGCGGCATCGGGCTCCGCGGAGGGGCGCCGGCCCGATCGCGCGAAGGTGACTCTGGCCATTCAGGGGATGACCTGTGCGGCCTGTGCCAATCGGATTGAAAAGGGGCTGAATAAACTGCCGGGCATCGAGGAGGCATTTGTCAACCTCGCCCTGGAAAAGGCCACGGTGGAGTTCGATCCGCGGCAGGTGTCGGTGAAAGATATAGAGGACAAAGTCAGAAGCCTCGGGTACAACGTGGCCAAACAGCGCTTGGAGCTAGATCTGTCGGGTATGACGTGTGCGGCCTGCGCCAATCGCATTGAGAAGGGATTGAACAAACTTCCCGGTGTGGAGGCGACGGTGAACTACGCCTTGGAGCGAGCGGCGCTGACCTATTACCCGGGGGCCGTCGAAATCGACGATATCGTAAAAACGGTTCGGGACCTTGGCTACGACGCCAAGGTGCACGAGGAAGAGGGCACAGCGGTGGATGATTTTCGCCGCAAAGAGTCGGTGGAGAAGCGCAATCGTCTTCTGATCTCCACCTTGTTGTCGTTGCCCCTTCTCTACACGATGGTGGGGCATATCCCGGGGTTGCACGGTATTCCGGTGCCCGGGCTGCTCATGAACCCCTGGTTTCAATTTGCTTTGGCAACGCCGGTGCAATTTTTGATCGGATGGGTTTTTTATCGCGGAGCGTACAAGTCGTTGCGCAACGGAAGCGCCAATATGGACGTCCTCGTGGCCCTGGGTACATCGGCAGCATATTTTTACAGCCTGTGGGGGACGTTGCGCTGGGTGGCCGCCGGGTCGACGGGTCATTCTCCCGCCCTGTATTATGAAACCAGCGCTGTCTTGATCACGCTGATCCTCGTAGGCAAGTGGCTGGAGTCAGCGGCGAAAGGCCGGACATCGGAAGCGATCCGCCATTTGATGGGCATGCAGGCAAAGACGGCGACCCGGGTTCGGAATGGCCGGGAAGAACAGGTGCCGGTGGACGCGGTGATTCCCGGTGATTGGCTGCGGGTGCGCCCCGGGGAAAAGATCCCGGTGGACGGACGGGTGCTGGAAGGACTGTCCACGGTCGATGAATCGATGCTGACCGGGGAGAGTGTACCGGTGGATAAGAAGCCGGGCGACGCGGTGATCGGGGCGACGGTCAACGGGAACGGCACGTTGTTGATCGAGGCTGTGAAGGTGGGGAAAGAAACCGCCCTCGCCCAGATCGTCCGGGCCGTGGAAGAGGCTCAAGGGACGAAGGCGCCAATCCAGCGGATCGCCGATACAGTCTCGGCGATTTTTGTTCCTGTGGTGGTCGGCATTGCCGTGGTTGTCTTTCTTTTATGGTTCTGGCTGATTGATCCGGGGAACTTTACCCGGGCTTTGGAGAACGGGATTGCGGTGTTGGTGATTGCCTGCCCGTGCGCCCTGGGCCTCGCGACGCCCACGTCGATCATGGTCGGGACCGGGAAGGCGGCAGAGTTGGGGATCCTGTTCCGAGGCGGGGAACATTTGGAGCGGGCCCAGAAAATCAACGCGGTGATTCTCGATAAGACGGGGACACTGACCACCGGCAAACCGGCTCTGACCGATATCGTGGTCAAGAACGGAGACGAAGGGGAGCTGTTGCGATTGGCGGCCTCCGCGGAGGGGCCGTCGGAACATCCCTTGGCCCAGGCGATTGTGCGGGGCGCGATGGAACGCGGCATGACCACTGAGTCGGCGGACTCTTTTGAGGCGATTCCGGGATACGGGGTTCGGGCGGTCGTTGCGGGGCATAAGGTCCTGGTCGGCACCCGGGCGCTTCTCCGCCAGGAAGGGATTGAGATCTCGGCGGTGGAAGGTGCCGCCCAGGAGTTGGAGGGGCTTGGAAAAACGGCGATGTTTGTCGGTATCGATGGAAAAGTTGCCGGTGTGCTCGCCGTGGCGGATACTGTCAAGGAAAAGGCGGCCGAAGCGGTTCGCCGACTGAAAGATCTTGGCATCCAGGTGGTCATGGCTACCGGGGACAACCGGCGGACGGCCGAAGCCGTGGCCCGGCAGGTGGGGATCGACGAAGTCTGGGCGGAGGTCCTCCCACAAGGTAAAGCGGACCGGGTGAAGGCGCTGCGCGATCGGGGTAAGGTCGTTGCCATGGTGGGGGACGGGATCAATGACGCGCCGGCCCTGGCGGCCGCGGATATCGGCATTGCCATGGGCACGGGGACCGATGTGGCCATCGAGACGGCGGACATTACCCTGGTAGGCGGCGATGTCACGGGTGTGGCCCGGGCCGTGGAATTGAGCCGGAAAACGATGCGCAACATCCGCCAAAACCTGTTCTGGGCCCTTGCCTACAATTCGGTGGGGATTCCGGTGGCTGCAGCCGGACTTCTCGCGCCGTGGGTGGCCGGTGCCGCCATGGCTTTTAGTTCGGTATCCGTGGTGCTCAATGCCTTGAGGCTCAAAAGGGTGAAGGTTGCTTAA
- a CDS encoding SPL family radical SAM protein yields the protein MGRRILERVWTKQTLNRVRSAYMPFSWSINPYRGCSHGCSYCYARATHTYLGLDADDTFQSHILVKENAAAALDRQLAAMVRKGGERALRGLGLVTVGTATDPYQPAEAKMKITRGCLEVLAKYGVPFTLTTRSPLILRDLDVLVRARVRAIHMSINTLDPVLWRRMEPESPSPLKRLEAVATLVEQGIRAGIFLAPILPGLTDSDEVMASVLRAAKKHDAQFAVASMLRLAPDVKQWYMRTIQAHYPELVPLYEQLYRRTNPPTAFAAKTLARAHAWIRRMGIPFYREAAEKDGMRSSLAADQSDEPGGYGSEGMGEGGEKTTESVQLQLHF from the coding sequence ATGGGACGTCGGATCCTGGAGCGAGTTTGGACGAAGCAAACGTTGAACCGGGTGCGGTCAGCGTACATGCCATTTTCGTGGTCGATCAATCCGTATCGGGGATGTTCCCACGGCTGTTCCTATTGTTATGCCCGGGCCACCCATACGTATCTGGGGCTGGACGCCGATGATACGTTCCAGAGCCACATTCTTGTGAAGGAGAATGCCGCGGCGGCCTTGGATAGGCAGTTGGCAGCCATGGTTCGGAAGGGCGGGGAGAGGGCGCTTCGCGGCTTAGGCCTGGTCACCGTGGGGACGGCCACGGACCCCTATCAGCCCGCCGAGGCCAAGATGAAGATCACCCGGGGCTGCCTGGAGGTTTTGGCGAAGTATGGGGTGCCGTTCACCCTGACCACCCGGTCCCCGCTGATCCTTCGGGATCTCGATGTTTTGGTGAGGGCGAGGGTTCGGGCGATTCACATGAGCATCAACACCCTTGATCCGGTGTTGTGGCGCCGTATGGAGCCGGAGAGTCCATCTCCCCTGAAGCGCCTGGAGGCGGTGGCAACTCTCGTGGAACAGGGAATCCGTGCGGGCATTTTCCTGGCTCCGATCCTGCCGGGGCTCACCGACAGCGATGAAGTGATGGCCTCGGTGTTGCGCGCGGCGAAGAAACACGACGCCCAATTTGCAGTGGCCTCTATGTTGCGTTTGGCTCCAGATGTGAAACAATGGTATATGAGAACGATTCAGGCCCACTACCCGGAGCTGGTTCCCTTATATGAGCAACTTTATCGGCGCACAAACCCGCCGACAGCCTTTGCGGCGAAAACCTTGGCCCGGGCTCACGCCTGGATTCGCCGGATGGGGATCCCGTTTTACCGGGAGGCGGCGGAGAAAGACGGGATGAGATCTTCTCTGGCTGCGGATCAATCGGACGAGCCCGGGGGGTATGGCTCGGAAGGAATGGGGGAGGGCGGCGAAAAAACCACGGAATCGGTGCAACTTCAGCTCCACTTTTGA
- a CDS encoding GntR family transcriptional regulator encodes MNIILSNTSKEPIYEQIKRQIKEAVLRGELREGDPLPSIRQLARDLRISVITTKRAYDELEKEGLLVSVVGKGSFIAGQNPSFLREQRLKAIEEQLSAVVRECRAFGLGLEEIKAMLESLYEEER; translated from the coding sequence ATGAACATTATTTTGTCCAACACCTCAAAAGAGCCGATTTATGAACAGATTAAGCGGCAGATCAAAGAGGCGGTTCTCCGAGGGGAACTGCGCGAGGGCGACCCTTTGCCGTCGATTCGACAGCTCGCCCGGGACCTGAGAATCAGCGTCATCACCACCAAACGAGCGTACGATGAACTGGAAAAAGAAGGGCTGCTCGTGTCCGTGGTGGGCAAGGGGTCGTTCATCGCCGGCCAGAATCCGTCCTTCCTGCGGGAACAGCGGCTCAAGGCCATTGAGGAACAATTGTCCGCCGTGGTGAGGGAGTGCCGCGCGTTCGGCTTGGGATTGGAGGAGATCAAAGCGATGTTGGAGAGTTTGTACGAGGAGGAGCGGTAG
- a CDS encoding ABC transporter ATP-binding protein, with amino-acid sequence MEDAVILDGVCKTFRGFRLENVSFSIKKGYITGFIGPNGSGKTTTIKLIMNLLHPDAGTIRRFGQNDLRNNRTVMNRIGFVYAEPPFYDDLTVEQVKTVVAAFYSKWDETAYRRYRDAFEVPGDRKIKALSTGMKMKFSIALALSHHADLILMDEPTSGLDPVIRREILELLSEVIQDEEKAIFFSTHITTDLERIADYLIFIHRGRIVYSGEKDRLLEAYRVVKGPREILTPGVKRILIGLRETGVGFEGLAPTDSVPALGKQVLAEPPSLDDIMLYTVKGEPHA; translated from the coding sequence ATGGAAGACGCTGTCATCCTGGACGGGGTCTGCAAAACGTTCCGGGGATTTCGGCTGGAGAACGTATCATTTTCGATCAAAAAAGGGTATATCACCGGGTTCATCGGGCCCAACGGCTCCGGCAAGACGACGACGATCAAGCTGATCATGAACCTGCTGCACCCGGATGCGGGTACGATTCGAAGGTTCGGACAGAACGATCTCCGCAACAACAGAACCGTCATGAACCGCATCGGCTTCGTCTACGCCGAACCGCCTTTTTACGACGATTTAACCGTGGAACAGGTGAAAACGGTTGTCGCGGCCTTTTACTCCAAGTGGGATGAAACGGCGTACCGGCGCTACCGGGATGCCTTTGAAGTCCCCGGGGATCGCAAGATCAAAGCCCTGTCCACCGGTATGAAAATGAAATTTTCCATTGCCCTGGCGTTGTCTCATCATGCGGACCTCATTCTCATGGACGAGCCGACGTCCGGCCTCGATCCGGTCATTCGCCGCGAGATCCTGGAGCTTCTGTCCGAGGTGATCCAGGACGAAGAAAAAGCGATCTTTTTCTCCACCCATATCACCACGGACCTCGAGCGGATCGCCGACTATCTGATTTTTATCCACCGCGGCCGGATCGTGTACAGCGGGGAAAAAGATCGGCTGCTGGAAGCGTACCGGGTGGTCAAAGGGCCCAGGGAGATCCTGACGCCGGGCGTCAAGCGGATATTGATCGGACTCCGGGAAACCGGGGTAGGCTTCGAGGGCTTGGCCCCCACCGACTCAGTACCGGCGCTCGGCAAACAGGTCCTGGCGGAGCCGCCCTCACTGGACGACATTATGCTCTACACGGTGAAGGGGGAGCCCCATGCGTAG
- a CDS encoding ABC-2 transporter permease — protein MRSFLVKDLIMYRKILAFNVLAILILCALSRYPSTDALGIIVWTGGFMMQCIQVDSRGRADVLLNSLPVTRRSMVVVRYLEPVVFGIFGFLLVDLAAAAAVTFRFPLFQPMGWIHLGGIVIGAAVWSIVMLPIYYWLGPAFIQYLVFVFAFVFSAAAVVVRSLGALHAVAPEPIPSFVHAMAMGNAGAWLPALVVTAVLYAASLALSVRLYERWEF, from the coding sequence ATGCGTAGCTTTTTGGTGAAAGACCTCATCATGTACCGAAAAATTCTTGCCTTCAATGTCCTGGCAATCCTGATCTTGTGTGCGTTATCCCGTTACCCATCTACAGACGCCCTCGGGATCATCGTCTGGACAGGGGGGTTTATGATGCAATGTATCCAGGTGGATTCCCGGGGCCGCGCCGATGTCCTGTTGAACAGCCTGCCGGTCACCCGGCGCTCCATGGTTGTCGTTCGGTACCTCGAGCCGGTGGTTTTCGGTATCTTTGGGTTCCTTCTTGTGGATTTGGCGGCGGCGGCCGCTGTAACCTTTCGTTTTCCGTTGTTCCAGCCCATGGGTTGGATCCACTTGGGCGGCATTGTCATCGGGGCGGCCGTGTGGTCGATTGTGATGTTGCCCATCTACTACTGGCTCGGTCCGGCATTTATACAGTATTTGGTCTTTGTGTTCGCTTTCGTCTTTTCAGCAGCCGCAGTAGTAGTGCGGAGCCTCGGCGCTTTACACGCCGTCGCCCCCGAGCCTATCCCTTCGTTTGTACACGCCATGGCCATGGGAAACGCCGGCGCGTGGTTACCGGCCTTGGTGGTGACGGCGGTGCTGTATGCCGCCTCTTTGGCGCTGTCTGTCCGCCTATACGAGAGGTGGGAGTTTTAG
- a CDS encoding type II toxin-antitoxin system HicB family antitoxin, producing MKKDIYVYPAVFHYDEHPGIGVTFPDLPGCVSHGDDEDHAYQMAQEALGLHLYEMEKDGDEIPEPTPVKDLRLEEYLEDGEKGVVVLVSVSMGPVRKELDARSVKKTLTIPKWLNDAAEKEGVNFSQVLQYALKEQLGFTDKGH from the coding sequence ATGAAGAAAGACATCTACGTTTATCCAGCTGTTTTCCACTACGACGAACATCCGGGAATCGGTGTCACCTTCCCGGATCTGCCGGGGTGTGTTTCCCATGGAGATGATGAAGACCACGCTTACCAGATGGCCCAAGAAGCGTTGGGACTCCACCTTTACGAAATGGAAAAGGACGGAGACGAAATTCCGGAGCCCACTCCCGTGAAAGACCTCCGTCTCGAAGAATACTTGGAGGATGGAGAAAAAGGCGTTGTCGTGTTGGTCAGCGTCTCCATGGGTCCAGTTCGCAAGGAACTGGATGCGCGATCCGTCAAGAAAACCCTGACCATCCCCAAGTGGCTCAATGACGCGGCGGAGAAAGAAGGGGTCAACTTCTCCCAGGTCCTTCAGTATGCACTCAAAGAGCAACTTGGTTTCACTGACAAGGGTCATTAA
- the cas2 gene encoding CRISPR-associated endonuclease Cas2 translates to MFVLVAYDICTDTKAGQKRLRKVAQACQRVGQRVQKSVFECTLDEVRFVGLVRTLSRIMDKSEDNIRIYCLGEQRPRNIVQLGRSSAVNFEDPLIL, encoded by the coding sequence ATGTTTGTCCTGGTTGCTTATGATATCTGCACCGATACCAAGGCGGGGCAAAAACGATTGCGGAAGGTGGCCCAGGCTTGTCAACGGGTGGGGCAGCGGGTGCAAAAATCCGTTTTTGAATGTACGCTGGATGAGGTCCGGTTTGTCGGCCTGGTGCGCACATTGAGCAGAATTATGGATAAATCCGAGGACAACATCCGCATCTACTGCCTGGGTGAACAGCGCCCCCGGAACATCGTACAACTGGGCCGCAGTTCCGCGGTGAATTTCGAGGATCCATTGATTCTGTGA
- the cas1c gene encoding type I-C CRISPR-associated endonuclease Cas1c, producing the protein MVQEAMNILYVQTDGAVLRLDHDNVVVMLSAKNRTSAAGDGGTAGEAARPGADPEQRRSRAGDAAAASLRVPLHHLQGIVTLGRVSLTSPLLARCAEDGRAVVVLNSRGKFLYRIEGRRSGNVLLRIAQHRVLHDSEKSVPIVQAVLAGKLHNSRHVLLRAARDTSDDVARAELQETAAEIARDLRRLPKVTDLETLRGIEGINAKRYFAQFPRPLKGAETWEFSGRTRRPPRDPVNALLSFLYTLLVHDCVSAAETAGLDPQIGYLHALRPGRPAMALDLMEELRPVLADRAAMTLINRRQLSERDFNHLPGGGVMLNEAGRKTVLDAYQRRKQDTCRHPLFKRTVTFAMLPYIQARLMARAIRSDAVYVPFFYR; encoded by the coding sequence TTGGTTCAGGAAGCCATGAATATTCTGTACGTCCAGACAGATGGTGCCGTGCTGAGGCTCGATCACGATAATGTTGTGGTCATGCTGAGCGCCAAGAACAGGACCTCCGCGGCGGGTGACGGCGGCACAGCAGGCGAAGCTGCAAGGCCGGGTGCCGATCCCGAACAGCGTCGCTCCCGAGCCGGTGATGCCGCGGCCGCCAGCCTGCGGGTCCCGCTGCATCACCTCCAAGGGATCGTGACCCTCGGCCGGGTGTCCTTAACCAGCCCGTTGTTGGCCCGGTGCGCGGAGGACGGCCGGGCGGTGGTTGTCCTGAACTCCCGCGGTAAGTTCCTCTACCGCATCGAGGGGCGACGGTCGGGAAACGTCTTGTTGCGCATTGCTCAACACCGTGTTCTTCATGACTCCGAAAAATCTGTCCCCATCGTTCAAGCCGTTCTGGCCGGTAAATTGCATAACAGCCGTCATGTCTTACTCCGGGCGGCCAGGGACACTTCCGACGATGTTGCACGGGCCGAATTACAAGAGACGGCGGCGGAAATCGCCCGGGATTTGCGCCGGTTGCCGAAGGTGACCGATCTGGAGACGCTGCGGGGAATCGAAGGCATCAATGCCAAACGGTATTTTGCCCAATTCCCCCGCCCGCTGAAAGGTGCGGAAACGTGGGAATTCTCCGGTCGGACCCGACGTCCTCCTCGGGATCCCGTCAACGCTTTACTGTCCTTTCTCTACACCCTGTTGGTTCACGACTGTGTGTCGGCGGCGGAAACCGCGGGACTGGATCCTCAAATCGGCTATCTCCATGCATTGCGGCCGGGCCGCCCCGCCATGGCGCTCGATCTCATGGAAGAGTTGCGGCCGGTTTTGGCGGACCGGGCAGCCATGACGCTCATCAACCGCAGACAACTCAGTGAACGCGATTTTAACCACCTGCCGGGCGGCGGGGTGATGCTGAACGAAGCCGGGCGGAAAACGGTTTTGGATGCCTATCAACGGCGCAAACAGGATACTTGCCGCCACCCCCTCTTCAAACGCACGGTGACATTTGCGATGCTGCCTTACATTCAGGCTCGTCTGATGGCCCGGGCCATCCGGAGCGATGCCGTGTATGTTCCATTTTTCTACCGGTGA